One Actinomycetospora corticicola genomic window, ATCCCGCGCTCGCCCAGAAGCAGGTCGAGGAGATGACGCGCGAGTACATCGGCACCGCGGAGGCCCCCATGGAGGGCATCCCGAACGGGAGCTGATCCACGCCCGCAGGACCCCGACGGGCCAGGCGTCGCCGACGACGCCGGTCCGTGGGTGGCGCGCGCCCGGAGTCCGACCGCGGCCAGCCACCGAGCACGCCCATGCACGAGCGACCAGCACCCCAGGAGGAATCCGGCCATGGCTGCCGATCACGACCACGACCACGGGCACGACCACGCGCACGATCACGGGGACACCGCGATGGCCCGCATCGAGGCGCTGGCGACCGAGGGGGTCCACCGCGCCGGCGACCACGAGGGGCCGTTCTCGCTCCACGTCCTCGGACTCGGCGCCACCGGCGCGGACCTGATCACCTCGATCATGAAGAACCAGCCCGAGGGTTTCCTCTCCCAGCCGGGCACGCGGTTCTCGGCGCTCGCGGTCGACATCGGCGACGAGGACCTCGCCCAGGTCCGTGACGCCGCGGGCGCGCTGCCGGCCGACCAGTCGTACGTGCGGACGGTCTCGATGCCGGTCCCCACACACGCGGATCTCTCCTACGCGCTCAACCGCTACCGCGAGTTCCTCAAGATGGAGTACCCCCGGTACTACTGGAACCCGAACTACGAGCCCTGGCTGCCCGCGGACGTCGAGATCGCGCCGTCGGACGGCCACTACTCCCGCGCGGTCGCCAAGGCGATCTACGGCGCGGAGTACTACCAGGGCAAGGAGATCGCCGGGGCGCTCGACGAGTTCGCGGACAGCGTGATGTCCAGCGAGGCCACGCCCCTCGTCGTCGTCGCCTTCTCGCTGGCCGGCGGCGTCGGCAGCGGCATCGTCGTCGAGATCGCGCGGCACCTGTCGTCGATCAAGCTCGGCCGCCGGCCGTGGGTGGTCGGCGTCGGCATCCTGCCCAACGGGGCCGACCCCGCCGAGTACGCCGACGGCTCGCTCTTCCCGGTGATCAACGAGCTCGACTGCATGATCGACACCGAGAAGAACAAGGGGGTCATGGCCGTCTGGGGCGACCTCTACAAGAACCCCTTCACCGGCGGGTTCTTCCTGGTCGACCAGAACGACGTCCAGGAGATGACCGGCGACCTCGCCGCGACCCACGCCTACGTCGACGAGGGCGTCGGCACCTTCCTCGCCCAGAACGCCAGCGGCGACCTCTACGAGACGCTCAAGGCCCTCAACTGGCTCGCGGTCCCGGCCGACGCCTGGCACCCCGCGATCCGGGGCGAGCAGGGCGACCGCTGGATCAACGTGCTCGCCCCGTGGAAGCTCTCCGACCTCGCGAGCCTCGGGACGTCCGGCCTGGTCAAGGGCTTCTCCACCGAGTACGTCGAGGCCCGGGTGACCGGCGGCGCCGACTCCTCGACGCTGGCCTCGGTGGCGTCCGCCGTCGGTGCGGTGGTGGGCAGCCGGGTCGACCCCGTCGCCCTCGCGGTCGAGGGCTCCGACGAGCGGGTCAGCGTGGTGATCCCGCGCGCGAGCAAGCTCGACCTCGCGGCCTTCGTCCCGGCCCGCGACTACTACGACACCCTGGAGTGGGACGACAAGCTGCTCATCCACTCCTGGCTGCTCGACCTCGGCGTCATGCTCTGCGAGCCGTCCATCCGGTTCGACGGCATGGGCGGGGAGTGCATCTGGGGCTGCGCGTGCTGGGTCGTCGTCCCGCACGCCGCGATCCGCGGCGAGGACGCCGCGGAGACCCCGGTGCAGATCGCCGACGCGCTCGGCGGCCCGGAGCCCATCGCCCCCTTCGTGACCGGCTGAGCGCCGCCGTGGCCGTCGCCTGGTCGGAGATCGTGGACCGTTACAAGGACGGGGCGCAGCTCCCGTCGATGCCGGGGGCCCGCACGCTGCAGGTCACCGGCGCGGACGACGAGTACATCTACGTCACCCACCGCCTGTGGTCGGACAAGCTGACCCGGGCGTACCTGGAGAAGGCCATGGCCCTGCTCGACGAGGGCCGCATGACCCGGGACTACGCCTCGGTCATCGACCACTACCGCACCTTCATCGCCGACGAGCGGCCGACGACGGCCGCGACCGTCCTCAAGGACCTCGGCTACGTCGACTGACCAGTCGCTCCACGGAGATACGCGCGTCAGCGCTCCTTCGTCGCGCTACTGCGCGACCTCCGTCGCGGTCCGGTGGTCACCACCGACCCACTCGACGATCCCGCACGTCCTCCTCCAGAAAGGTTCCGACATGGGAATGTCGCTCTACCACTCCGCCACGGGGAGCCAGTCCCCTCACTGCATCCACGCCGTCGGTCTCGGCAAGACCGGTGCCTACATGGTCGAGGCCCTGCTCCGCAC contains:
- a CDS encoding tubulin-like doman-containing protein translates to MAADHDHDHGHDHAHDHGDTAMARIEALATEGVHRAGDHEGPFSLHVLGLGATGADLITSIMKNQPEGFLSQPGTRFSALAVDIGDEDLAQVRDAAGALPADQSYVRTVSMPVPTHADLSYALNRYREFLKMEYPRYYWNPNYEPWLPADVEIAPSDGHYSRAVAKAIYGAEYYQGKEIAGALDEFADSVMSSEATPLVVVAFSLAGGVGSGIVVEIARHLSSIKLGRRPWVVGVGILPNGADPAEYADGSLFPVINELDCMIDTEKNKGVMAVWGDLYKNPFTGGFFLVDQNDVQEMTGDLAATHAYVDEGVGTFLAQNASGDLYETLKALNWLAVPADAWHPAIRGEQGDRWINVLAPWKLSDLASLGTSGLVKGFSTEYVEARVTGGADSSTLASVASAVGAVVGSRVDPVALAVEGSDERVSVVIPRASKLDLAAFVPARDYYDTLEWDDKLLIHSWLLDLGVMLCEPSIRFDGMGGECIWGCACWVVVPHAAIRGEDAAETPVQIADALGGPEPIAPFVTG